One genomic segment of Ostrinia nubilalis chromosome 20, ilOstNubi1.1, whole genome shotgun sequence includes these proteins:
- the LOC135081583 gene encoding guanine deaminase, which yields MSTKKHVFVGSFASAESLKELSVNVGYIVVEDGKITKINKDEANADLQSQFAGYEIVRLNDHQILIPGFVDCHTHAPQFPNIGVGLDRPLLEWLAKYTFPLEKRYSDVEFAAKVYDVVVKRLLHNGTTTACYFGSLHAEGTLELAKSAIKHRQRAFVGKVSMNLQNDAGYFNDTEKELAEVQTFVENVLAYKNDLVQPILTPRFAVSCDDDLMSGLAEISDKYDCRIQSHISENHSEIEYVLKINPTCKSYAEVYDKNRILNNRCIMAHAIHLTDCELQTMVQKGVSIAHCPASNTRLCSGLCPVRKYLDNNLVVGLGTDVSGGDSASILDAMRRTMDVSAHLEMKGDKGFTISWSEAFYLATLGGAKALKLDHKVGSFEVGKEFDALLIDPYAFDGPIDKHDYCISSSKEERAVTLLQKFIYLGDDRNIVQVYVKGQKVKDLL from the exons ATGTCCACGAAAAAACACGTTTTCGTGGGGTCATTCGCTTCGGCGGAATCGTTAAAAGAGTTGTCCGTGAATGTCGGATACATAGTTGTGGAGGATGGGAAG ATAACCAAAATAAACAAAGACGAAGCGAATGCAGACCTGCAATCACAATTCGCAGGATATGAGATAGTCCGCCTGAATGACCACCAGATTCTCATCCCAGGATTCGTCGACTGTCACACACACGCGCCCCAGTTCCCGAATATAGGCGTGGGATTGGATAGGCCATTGCTAGAATGGCTGGCAAAGTATACCTTCCCTCTGGAGAAGCGATATAGCGATGTAGAGTTCGCAGCTAAAGTTTACGATGTTGTCGTC AAACGCCTTCTCCACAATGGGACCACAACAGCTTGCTATTTCGGGTCTCTACATGCTGAAGGCACTTTGGAACTGGCTAAAAGCGCCATCAAGCACCGTCAGAGGGCATTTGTGGGGAAAGTTAGCATGAACCTCCAAAATGATGCTGGATACTTCAACGACACTGAGAAAGAGTTGGCAGAGGTCCAGACTTTCGTGGAGAATGTCCTTGCATATAAG AATGATCTGGTGCAACCGATCCTAACGCCAAGGTTTGCGGTAAGCTGCGACGACGACCTTATGAGTGGCCTAGCTGAGATTTCTGATAAATACGACTGCAGAATACAG AGTCACATATCAGAGAACCACAGCGAAATAGAATACGTACTAAAAATCAACCCGACATGCAAAAGTTACGCTGAAGTTTACGACAAAAATAGAATACTAAATAATAGG TGCATCATGGCCCACGCCATCCACTTGACAGACTGCGAGCTGCAGACCATGGTCCAAAAGGGAGTATCCATTGCCCACTGCCCGGCGTCCAACACGCGGCTATGTTCCGGCCTGTGTCCAGTCAGGAAATATCTGGACAACAATCTGGTCGTTGGATTGGGAACTG ACGTATCAGGCGGCGACAGCGCAAGCATATTGGACGCCATGCGAAGGACGATGGACGTGTCTGCGCATCTTGAGATGAAAGGGGACAAAGGATTCACCATCAGCTGGTCCGAAGCTTTCTATTTGGCCACGCTAGGTGGCGCTAAAG cTTTGAAACTGGACCATAAAGTGGGCAGCTTTGAAGTGGGCAAAGAGTTTGACGCTCTGCTCATAGACCCGTACGCGTTCGATGGGCCCATAGACAAACACGACTACTGCATCAGCAGCAGTAAGGAGGAACGAGCAGTAACTTTACTGCAAAAGTTCATCTACTTGGGCGACGATAGAAATATAGTGCAAGTGTATGTAAAAGGACAGAAGGTGAAAGACTTATTGTAg